In a single window of the Terrirubrum flagellatum genome:
- a CDS encoding putative zinc-binding peptidase produces the protein MRLFQCHACGNAIHFDNRACQRCGRRLGFIPALGVLTALEPADDDQSFVSPRALGRVFRFCANAEYEACNWLCPADDPIGFCAACRHNGVIPDVSDHQRLQEWRLIEMAKRRLFYSLLRWGLPLRTRQEDPEHGLIFEFLADDIYSGAPKVMTGHESGRITIALAEASDVERERRRVQMREPYRTLLGHFRHEIAHYYWDILVSDGGPIEECRALFGDERADYQAALASYYQAGAPANWPDQFVSAYASVHPWEDFAETWAHYFHLVDGLETGASFGIQIAPRGALAEELSARLDFDPYRASDGDQLVEAWLPFTIALNSINRSIGLSDVYPFILSPAAIEKLKFIHALIATTRDRQSVLPRVGGSTTAPAT, from the coding sequence ATGAGGCTTTTTCAGTGCCACGCATGCGGCAACGCGATTCATTTCGACAATCGCGCCTGCCAACGCTGTGGCCGGCGTTTGGGCTTCATTCCGGCGCTGGGCGTTCTGACGGCGCTTGAGCCTGCCGATGACGATCAGAGCTTCGTCTCGCCGCGCGCGCTCGGTCGGGTCTTTCGCTTTTGCGCGAACGCCGAATATGAAGCGTGCAACTGGCTCTGTCCGGCGGATGATCCGATCGGTTTCTGCGCCGCGTGTCGACATAATGGCGTCATCCCCGATGTCAGCGATCATCAACGCCTTCAGGAGTGGCGGCTGATCGAGATGGCGAAGCGCCGCCTGTTCTATTCGCTGCTGCGCTGGGGGCTTCCACTTCGCACGCGGCAGGAAGATCCGGAGCATGGCCTGATCTTTGAATTTCTCGCCGACGATATCTATTCCGGCGCGCCCAAGGTGATGACGGGACATGAAAGCGGGCGCATCACCATTGCGCTCGCCGAAGCCAGCGATGTCGAGCGCGAGCGGCGGCGCGTGCAGATGCGCGAACCCTATCGCACCTTGCTCGGACATTTCCGCCACGAGATCGCGCACTACTACTGGGATATTCTGGTGAGCGATGGCGGGCCGATCGAGGAATGCCGCGCGCTGTTCGGCGACGAACGCGCGGATTATCAGGCCGCTCTCGCGAGCTACTATCAGGCTGGAGCGCCCGCGAATTGGCCCGATCAATTCGTCTCCGCCTATGCGAGCGTCCATCCCTGGGAGGATTTCGCCGAGACATGGGCGCATTACTTCCATCTGGTCGACGGGCTCGAAACCGGCGCCTCCTTCGGCATCCAGATCGCGCCGCGCGGCGCGCTGGCCGAAGAGCTGAGCGCGCGGCTCGATTTCGATCCATACCGAGCAAGCGACGGAGATCAACTTGTCGAGGCCTGGCTGCCTTTCACGATTGCGCTCAACAGCATCAACAGGTCGATCGGCCTCAGCGACGTCTATCCCTTCATCCTCAGTCCCGCAGCGATCGAGAAGCTGAAATTCATTCACGCGCTGATAGCGACGACGCGCGATCGGCAGTCGGTTTTGCCGCGCGTGGGCGGCTCCACGACAGCGCCTGCAACATAG
- a CDS encoding FliM/FliN family flagellar motor switch protein, whose protein sequence is MSTIEAIDLDISVVLGRVQMPIHMLLKMGRGAVITLDATEKDEVEILANDHPVARGIVVVNGADISVEVSSLVKRPATV, encoded by the coding sequence GTGAGCACCATCGAAGCGATCGATCTCGACATTTCCGTCGTCCTCGGCCGGGTCCAGATGCCGATCCATATGCTGCTCAAGATGGGCCGTGGCGCGGTCATCACGCTGGATGCGACGGAGAAGGACGAGGTCGAAATCCTCGCCAACGACCATCCTGTCGCGCGCGGCATCGTGGTGGTCAATGGCGCCGACATCTCGGTCGAGGTGTCCTCTCTGGTCAAACGCCCCGCCACGGTCTAG
- a CDS encoding glutathione S-transferase family protein → MLKIWGRLNSINVQKVVWAAAELGLPFERIDAGMQFGVVDTPEYLAKNPNGLVPCVEDDGLVLWESNAIIRYLAAKHADRKPSLWPADPARRALADRWMDWQHTTLSPAINAAFVGLVRTPPEKRDQAAIDASIALYEQKSAILDAHLASHEWVGGDAFSMGDIPVGAVAHRWLNMPVTPQPRPHIERWYKAIRNRPAAGQALILPVT, encoded by the coding sequence ATGCTGAAAATCTGGGGCCGCCTCAATTCGATCAATGTGCAGAAGGTCGTCTGGGCGGCGGCCGAACTCGGACTCCCGTTCGAGCGCATCGACGCCGGCATGCAATTTGGCGTCGTCGACACGCCGGAATATCTCGCGAAGAATCCGAACGGCCTCGTGCCCTGCGTCGAAGATGACGGGCTGGTTCTCTGGGAGTCGAACGCGATCATTCGCTATCTCGCGGCGAAACATGCAGACCGGAAACCGTCGCTCTGGCCCGCCGATCCCGCACGCCGCGCTCTCGCCGATCGCTGGATGGATTGGCAGCACACGACGCTTTCTCCCGCAATCAACGCCGCCTTCGTCGGCCTGGTCCGCACGCCGCCTGAAAAGCGCGACCAGGCTGCGATCGATGCGTCCATCGCGCTCTATGAGCAGAAGAGCGCGATCCTCGACGCTCACCTCGCTTCACATGAATGGGTCGGCGGCGACGCCTTCTCGATGGGCGATATTCCCGTCGGCGCCGTCGCCCATCGCTGGCTCAACATGCCGGTGACGCCGCAACCGCGTCCGCATATCGAGCGTTGGTACAAGGCGATCCGAAACCGCCCTGCGGCTGGTCAAGCCTTGATCCTGCCCGTGACCTGA
- a CDS encoding isoprenylcysteine carboxylmethyltransferase family protein, producing MSEGRQASSNFVWPPLIYALAAVAGLALTWIWPLPFPASMSPAIDWAIRIVGGVIFVGGAWLVTMAKRGFAEAGTPVRPTQPTAALVTDGLYRFTRNPMYLAGAIMMAGLGCAFLSGWFFLLAIVAMIAVYKLAIEREERYLTEKFGYAYTAYCSRVRRWL from the coding sequence ATGTCGGAAGGCAGACAGGCGTCGTCGAACTTCGTCTGGCCACCGCTGATCTATGCGCTCGCGGCGGTCGCGGGGCTGGCGTTGACCTGGATCTGGCCGCTGCCGTTTCCCGCAAGCATGTCGCCCGCCATCGACTGGGCGATCCGGATTGTCGGCGGCGTGATTTTTGTTGGCGGCGCGTGGCTCGTGACGATGGCGAAACGCGGTTTTGCGGAAGCGGGCACGCCGGTCAGGCCGACGCAGCCGACCGCCGCTCTGGTGACCGACGGTCTCTATCGTTTCACGCGCAACCCGATGTATCTCGCCGGCGCGATCATGATGGCCGGACTTGGCTGCGCCTTTCTTTCAGGCTGGTTCTTTCTGCTCGCAATCGTCGCGATGATCGCCGTCTACAAGCTCGCGATCGAGCGTGAGGAGCGCTATCTCACGGAAAAATTCGGTTACGCCTACACGGCTTATTGCAGCCGTGTCAGGCGCTGGCTGTAG
- a CDS encoding DUF3309 family protein, producing the protein MPVSTILIILLILILIGALPNWGYSSGWGYGPSGGAGVILLILIVLLLMGRI; encoded by the coding sequence ATGCCCGTCAGCACGATCCTCATCATCCTGCTCATCCTGATTCTCATCGGCGCGCTGCCGAACTGGGGTTACAGCAGCGGCTGGGGATACGGGCCGAGCGGCGGCGCAGGCGTTATCCTTTTGATCCTCATCGTCCTCTTACTGATGGGACGAATATAG
- a CDS encoding ROK family protein, giving the protein MSAPKAETANGSRSGGAPIAHGARQLPKVYVEDYSADIRDGEGFFGEKASSGVFRDLIDELRNQWADIEDPIATPTERLSKKTIDQLLQEGEPREAALIHSAVEKFAQNLSSVTSLLMKTRAWQGVKRIAVGGGFRQSRVGELVIGRAEILVRGEYDDVEMAPIRHHPDEAGLLGCAHLAPSWIFRAYDCIVAVDIGGSNFRCGLVELNQEKAADLTKARVWKSDLWRHANEEPDREQAVEKLGDMLRELISEGEKKGKTIAPFIGIGCPGTVLENGALEGGTLNLPGDWASPDFSIVERVAELIPSIDEHETIVTLHNDAVVQGLSELPFMQDVPKWAVLTIGTGLGNASFRNRDADA; this is encoded by the coding sequence ATGAGCGCGCCCAAGGCCGAGACCGCAAACGGATCGCGCAGCGGCGGCGCGCCGATCGCCCATGGCGCACGGCAACTGCCCAAAGTCTATGTCGAGGACTACAGCGCGGATATCAGGGATGGCGAGGGATTCTTCGGCGAGAAGGCAAGCAGCGGCGTATTTCGCGACCTCATCGATGAGTTGCGCAACCAATGGGCCGATATTGAGGATCCGATCGCGACGCCGACTGAACGGCTCTCGAAGAAGACGATCGATCAGTTGCTGCAGGAAGGCGAGCCGCGGGAAGCCGCTCTGATTCACAGCGCCGTCGAGAAATTCGCGCAGAATTTATCGAGCGTCACTTCGCTCCTGATGAAGACACGCGCGTGGCAGGGCGTGAAGCGAATCGCGGTCGGCGGCGGATTCAGGCAGAGCCGCGTCGGCGAACTCGTGATCGGGCGCGCTGAAATTCTTGTGCGCGGCGAATATGACGATGTCGAGATGGCGCCGATCCGTCATCACCCTGATGAAGCGGGTCTCCTTGGCTGCGCGCATCTCGCGCCGTCCTGGATCTTTCGCGCCTATGACTGCATCGTTGCGGTCGATATCGGCGGATCGAATTTTCGTTGCGGACTGGTGGAACTCAATCAAGAAAAGGCGGCCGATCTGACCAAGGCGCGCGTCTGGAAGTCCGACCTCTGGCGCCACGCCAACGAAGAGCCCGATCGGGAGCAGGCGGTCGAGAAGCTGGGCGACATGCTGCGCGAGCTGATTTCCGAGGGCGAGAAGAAGGGCAAGACGATCGCGCCTTTCATCGGCATCGGATGTCCGGGGACCGTGCTCGAGAATGGCGCACTGGAAGGCGGCACGCTTAATCTGCCGGGCGATTGGGCTAGTCCTGATTTCAGCATCGTCGAGCGCGTCGCCGAATTGATTCCGTCGATCGACGAGCATGAAACCATCGTCACGCTTCACAATGACGCCGTCGTTCAGGGCCTCAGCGAGCTCCCCTTTATGCAGGACGTTCCGAAATGGGCCGTCCTGACGATCGGCACCGGGCTTGGAAACGCCAGTTTCCGAAACCGCGACGCTGACGCATAG
- the bluB gene encoding 5,6-dimethylbenzimidazole synthase has protein sequence MRLLTWRRDVRTFRREPLPEGTLERLVEAACLAPSVGLSQPWRFVRVDTPSRRAAIRRSFERCNAEALKSQTGERAALYARLKLAGLDDAPCQFALFADHATEQGHGLGRLTMPATIDYSAVMAAHTLWLAARAEGIGLGWVSILDPADVAAALDTPVHWSFIGYFCLGYPAEHDDVPTLERKGWETRRSSASVLFRR, from the coding sequence ATGCGCCTCCTGACCTGGCGCCGCGACGTCAGGACGTTCCGCCGCGAACCTCTTCCGGAAGGGACTCTCGAACGCCTTGTGGAGGCCGCCTGCCTCGCGCCCTCCGTGGGTCTGAGCCAGCCCTGGCGCTTCGTGCGGGTCGACACGCCGTCGCGCCGGGCAGCGATCCGGCGCTCTTTCGAACGCTGCAATGCGGAGGCGTTGAAGAGCCAGACCGGGGAGAGAGCCGCGCTCTACGCCAGGCTGAAACTCGCGGGCCTCGATGATGCGCCCTGCCAGTTCGCCCTGTTCGCCGATCACGCCACGGAACAGGGCCATGGGCTCGGGCGGCTGACCATGCCCGCGACCATCGACTATTCCGCCGTGATGGCGGCGCACACTTTGTGGCTCGCAGCGCGCGCCGAGGGAATCGGCCTCGGCTGGGTGTCGATTCTCGATCCGGCGGACGTCGCAGCGGCGCTCGATACGCCTGTGCATTGGAGCTTCATCGGATATTTCTGCCTCGGCTATCCGGCCGAACATGATGACGTTCCAACCCTCGAACGAAAGGGCTGGGAGACGCGCCGCAGCTCCGCCTCCGTTCTTTTCCGCCGCTGA
- a CDS encoding outer membrane protein has translation MVRFRNAAMRLFARLAAICVAFAPAMALAQSAQPMRGGLPTWSGPYFGLQVGVASTSFGYGVSHPLFSTSGDRSSTDFNFGAHAGVNGQIGMFVFGGEADIERLDGSRAFSATLAGVNFAGSADAPWIGTLRARAGFSFDRFLVYGTGGIAATRATFKASATNLFTNEVSNYFVGLALGAGVEYALTNNITARVEYRHVSFADNTFSFTGADASKLDLSINSVRIGASLKF, from the coding sequence GTGGTTCGATTCCGGAACGCCGCCATGCGCCTGTTCGCCCGCCTTGCCGCAATCTGCGTCGCCTTCGCGCCAGCGATGGCTCTTGCGCAAAGCGCCCAGCCGATGAGGGGCGGTTTGCCGACCTGGTCGGGACCCTACTTCGGCCTCCAGGTGGGCGTCGCTTCGACCAGCTTCGGTTATGGCGTTTCTCATCCGCTTTTCTCGACCTCCGGCGATCGCAGCAGCACCGACTTTAACTTTGGCGCGCATGCCGGCGTGAACGGACAAATCGGGATGTTCGTGTTCGGCGGGGAGGCCGACATCGAGCGGCTTGACGGCTCGCGCGCCTTCTCCGCGACTTTGGCCGGGGTGAATTTCGCCGGCTCCGCCGACGCGCCCTGGATCGGCACGCTCCGGGCGCGCGCCGGCTTCTCGTTCGACCGGTTTCTCGTCTATGGCACGGGCGGCATCGCCGCGACGCGCGCGACATTCAAGGCGTCGGCGACGAACCTCTTCACCAACGAAGTGTCGAATTATTTCGTCGGATTGGCGCTGGGCGCGGGCGTCGAATATGCGCTGACCAACAACATCACCGCGCGCGTCGAATATCGGCATGTCAGCTTCGCCGACAATACCTTCTCGTTCACAGGCGCGGACGCCTCCAAGCTCGATCTCTCGATCAATTCGGTGCGGATTGGCGCGAGCCTGAAATTCTAG
- a CDS encoding glycoside hydrolase family 25 protein, with amino-acid sequence MAHAFRRALSLTAIAAAAAILAGCAADYSSRYPRKGDTKPHAGVAMAHSFPIHGIDISKYQGDVDWAAVRDAGTQFAFIKATEGGDHLDERFHTNWAGAKAAGVPRGFYHFMYWCRPAHEQMDWIKQNIPVEKDALPPVLDLEWNSFSRTCPIRLEASVAREKIDYLLAEMERHFGKKPMIYTDITFHRDVLEGHYEGYRFWLRSVAAPPADRFNRSNFHFWQYTATGTVPGIRGSVDRNVFYGTQKQWAAFLGDAKEQNQESIATAYAE; translated from the coding sequence ATGGCCCACGCTTTCCGTCGCGCGCTGTCTCTGACCGCGATCGCAGCCGCCGCCGCCATCCTCGCGGGATGCGCGGCCGACTACTCCTCCCGGTATCCGCGCAAGGGCGATACGAAGCCTCATGCCGGCGTCGCGATGGCGCATTCCTTCCCGATCCACGGCATCGACATCTCGAAATATCAGGGCGACGTCGACTGGGCGGCGGTGCGTGACGCGGGCACCCAGTTCGCCTTCATCAAGGCGACCGAAGGCGGCGACCATCTCGACGAAAGATTCCACACCAACTGGGCCGGCGCGAAAGCGGCGGGCGTGCCGCGCGGCTTCTATCACTTCATGTATTGGTGCCGGCCGGCGCATGAGCAGATGGACTGGATCAAGCAGAACATCCCGGTCGAGAAGGACGCGCTGCCGCCGGTGCTCGATCTCGAATGGAACTCGTTCTCGCGCACCTGCCCGATCAGACTCGAAGCGTCCGTCGCGCGCGAGAAGATCGACTATCTCCTCGCCGAGATGGAGCGTCACTTCGGCAAGAAGCCGATGATCTACACCGACATCACCTTCCATCGCGATGTGCTGGAAGGCCATTACGAAGGCTATCGCTTCTGGCTGCGCTCGGTCGCGGCGCCGCCTGCGGATCGGTTCAACCGCAGCAACTTCCATTTCTGGCAATACACCGCGACGGGAACGGTGCCCGGCATCCGCGGCTCGGTTGACCGGAACGTTTTTTACGGCACCCAGAAACAGTGGGCGGCCTTCCTCGGCGACGCCAAGGAACAGAATCAGGAATCGATCGCGACCGCCTACGCGGAATAG
- the lipB gene encoding lipoyl(octanoyl) transferase LipB: MSAGTAIRNRDAIDISFRSREPSEVEWLTSDAPVTYEEALARMDERVAAIAAGEAPECVWLLEHPPLYTAGTSAQPGDLLGADGFPVYATGRGGQYTYHGPGQRVAYVVLDLRRRRADLRAYVAALEGWLIATLDRFNVRGERREDRVGVWVRRPDRGADHEDKIAAIGVRVRRWVTFHGVSLNVDPDLSHFDKIVPCGVSDPRYGVTSLTDLGLPATLSDVDVALKSAFAEIFGDDAGAS, translated from the coding sequence ATGAGCGCAGGGACGGCCATACGGAATCGCGATGCGATCGATATCAGCTTCAGGTCTCGCGAGCCTTCGGAGGTCGAATGGCTGACTTCGGACGCGCCAGTGACCTACGAGGAGGCGCTCGCCCGTATGGACGAGCGCGTCGCGGCGATCGCGGCCGGCGAGGCGCCGGAATGCGTCTGGCTGCTCGAACACCCCCCGCTTTATACCGCGGGCACCTCGGCCCAGCCGGGCGACCTTCTCGGCGCTGACGGATTTCCGGTCTATGCGACGGGAAGGGGAGGACAATATACCTATCACGGCCCGGGGCAGCGCGTGGCGTACGTCGTGCTCGATCTGCGTCGCCGGCGGGCCGATCTGAGGGCCTATGTCGCGGCGCTCGAGGGCTGGCTGATCGCCACCCTCGATCGTTTCAATGTCAGGGGCGAGCGGCGAGAGGACAGGGTGGGCGTCTGGGTGCGCCGGCCTGACAGGGGCGCTGATCACGAAGACAAGATCGCCGCGATCGGCGTGCGCGTGCGGCGCTGGGTGACGTTTCACGGCGTGTCGCTGAACGTCGACCCCGACCTTTCTCATTTCGACAAGATCGTGCCCTGCGGCGTCAGCGATCCCAGATATGGGGTGACCAGCCTCACGGACCTCGGCTTGCCCGCGACCCTGAGCGATGTCGACGTCGCGCTGAAGTCAGCATTCGCCGAGATCTTTGGAGACGATGCGGGGGCTTCCTGA
- the mgtE gene encoding magnesium transporter codes for MQDEASQTLLAPLPFRNADDEVSPEFVEAVSAAIEAADGARLRVLTEDLHESDLGALVEALPHDHRPRLVELLGRDFDFAALTEVDDAVREDILEELETETVAEGVKELDSDDAVAILEDLDEQDKAEVLEQLPPGDRIVLQRQLDYPEGSAGRLMQTDVIAVAPFWTVGQTIDFMRDTPDLPDIFYEIFVVDPTHKLVGAVFLDRLLRTKRPVRMDEILADEVHKVRATDDREEVARLFKQYNLVSAPVIDDYERLVGVVMHDDILDVVEEQVDQDLRALGGVKAEEELSDKVLFITKSRFAWLFVNLMTAFLASLVLKGFEDELQKMVALAVLAPIVASQGGNAATQTMTVAVRALATRELSSSNRMRVISRELLVGLLNGLAFAVITGSIAALWFGTFDLGVVIGIAMIINLLAAALAGILIPLAIDRFDADPAVASGPFVTTVTDIVGFFSFLGTATLWFGLK; via the coding sequence ATGCAGGACGAGGCCAGTCAGACCCTGTTGGCGCCCCTGCCCTTCCGCAATGCGGACGACGAGGTTTCTCCCGAATTCGTCGAAGCGGTTTCCGCCGCGATCGAGGCCGCCGACGGCGCGCGCCTGCGCGTCCTTACCGAGGACCTGCACGAATCAGATCTCGGCGCGCTTGTCGAAGCGTTGCCGCATGATCATCGCCCGCGCCTCGTCGAACTTCTCGGCCGCGACTTCGACTTCGCCGCGCTGACGGAAGTCGATGACGCCGTTCGCGAGGACATTCTCGAGGAGCTCGAGACAGAAACCGTCGCCGAAGGCGTCAAGGAGCTCGATTCCGACGACGCCGTCGCGATTCTCGAAGATCTCGACGAGCAGGATAAAGCCGAAGTCCTCGAGCAGCTGCCGCCGGGCGATCGCATCGTCCTGCAACGCCAGCTCGATTATCCCGAAGGCTCCGCCGGCCGTCTCATGCAGACGGATGTGATCGCCGTCGCGCCCTTCTGGACGGTCGGACAAACAATCGACTTCATGCGCGATACGCCTGATCTGCCCGACATTTTCTACGAGATCTTCGTCGTCGATCCCACGCACAAACTCGTCGGCGCCGTGTTTCTCGACCGGCTGCTGCGTACGAAGCGGCCGGTGCGCATGGATGAAATCCTCGCCGATGAAGTCCACAAGGTGCGCGCGACCGATGATCGCGAAGAGGTCGCGCGCCTCTTCAAGCAATACAATCTCGTGTCTGCGCCCGTCATCGACGACTATGAGAGACTCGTCGGCGTCGTCATGCATGACGACATCCTCGATGTCGTCGAGGAGCAGGTCGACCAGGACCTCCGCGCGCTCGGCGGCGTGAAGGCGGAAGAAGAACTGTCCGATAAGGTGCTCTTCATCACGAAGAGCCGCTTCGCCTGGCTGTTCGTCAATCTCATGACCGCCTTCCTCGCATCGCTCGTGCTGAAAGGCTTCGAGGACGAATTGCAGAAGATGGTAGCGCTGGCGGTGCTGGCGCCCATCGTCGCGAGCCAAGGCGGCAATGCGGCGACGCAGACCATGACGGTGGCGGTGCGCGCGCTCGCGACGCGCGAGCTCTCTTCCTCCAATCGCATGCGAGTGATCAGCCGCGAATTGCTGGTCGGCCTGCTGAACGGCCTCGCCTTCGCGGTGATCACCGGCAGCATCGCGGCGCTCTGGTTCGGGACGTTCGACCTCGGCGTGGTGATCGGCATCGCCATGATCATCAATCTGCTGGCGGCCGCGCTCGCAGGCATTCTCATCCCGCTGGCCATCGACCGGTTCGACGCCGACCCCGCGGTCGCCTCAGGGCCGTTTGTCACCACCGTCACGGATATTGTGGGTTTCTTTTCCTTTTTGGGGACCGCAACGCTTTGGTTCGGGCTGAAATAG
- a CDS encoding isovaleryl-CoA dehydrogenase — translation MLSNAPRPFNFDLGDTADAIRETVRDFAQDKIAPRADEIDKSNLFPRDLWPEMGALGLHGITVPEEYGGAGLGYLEHVVAMEEVSRASASVGLSYGAHSNLCVNQINRNGDEAQKKKYLPKLISGEHVGSLAMSEPGSGSDVVSMRTRADKKGDRYILNGSKMWITNGPQSETFVIYAKTDPNAGPRGITAFIVEKETKGFTQAQKLDKLGMRGSDTCELVFEDCEVPEQNVLGGVGRGVNVLMSGLDYERAVLAGGPLGIMQNAFDIVMPYVHERKQFGKSIGEFQLVQGKVADMYVTMNACKAYVYSVAKACDRGETTREDAAGAILIAAEKATLLALDAIQLLGGNGYINDYPTGRLLRDAKLYEIGAGTSEIRRMLIGRELFEKTA, via the coding sequence ATGCTCTCCAACGCCCCTCGCCCCTTCAATTTCGACCTCGGCGACACCGCCGACGCCATCCGCGAGACGGTTCGCGATTTCGCGCAGGACAAGATCGCGCCGCGCGCAGACGAGATCGACAAGAGCAATCTGTTTCCGCGCGATCTCTGGCCTGAGATGGGCGCGCTCGGCCTGCATGGCATCACCGTTCCCGAGGAATATGGCGGCGCAGGGCTCGGCTATCTCGAACATGTCGTCGCGATGGAAGAAGTGTCGCGCGCGTCCGCCAGCGTCGGCCTCTCCTATGGCGCGCACTCGAATCTCTGCGTCAATCAGATCAACCGCAATGGCGACGAAGCGCAGAAGAAGAAATATCTGCCGAAGCTGATCAGCGGCGAGCATGTCGGCTCGCTCGCGATGTCAGAGCCCGGATCAGGGTCGGACGTCGTCTCGATGCGCACGCGCGCCGACAAGAAAGGCGATCGATACATCCTCAACGGCAGCAAGATGTGGATCACCAACGGGCCGCAATCCGAGACCTTCGTCATCTACGCGAAGACCGATCCCAACGCCGGGCCGCGCGGCATCACCGCTTTCATCGTCGAGAAGGAGACGAAAGGCTTCACGCAGGCGCAGAAACTCGACAAGCTCGGCATGCGCGGCTCCGACACCTGCGAACTCGTTTTCGAGGATTGCGAGGTGCCCGAGCAGAATGTGCTCGGCGGCGTCGGGCGCGGCGTGAACGTGCTGATGTCGGGCCTTGATTACGAGCGCGCGGTGCTCGCAGGCGGGCCGCTCGGCATCATGCAGAACGCCTTCGACATCGTGATGCCCTACGTCCACGAGCGAAAGCAGTTCGGAAAATCGATTGGCGAATTCCAGCTCGTGCAGGGCAAGGTCGCCGACATGTATGTGACGATGAACGCCTGCAAGGCTTACGTCTATTCCGTCGCCAAGGCCTGCGACCGCGGCGAGACGACGCGCGAGGACGCCGCGGGCGCCATCCTCATCGCTGCTGAAAAGGCGACATTGTTGGCGCTCGACGCCATCCAGCTTCTCGGCGGCAACGGCTATATCAACGACTATCCCACGGGCCGACTGCTGCGCGACGCCAAGCTTTATGAGATCGGCGCCGGCACCAGCGAAATCAGGCGCATGCTGATCGGGCGTGAGCTGTTCGAGAAGACCGCGTGA